From the genome of Victivallis lenta:
GCGGGAGCTGAGCATCATCGATGAAGGAACCGGGCAAACAATCCGACCGCAGAGTCGTTTTCGCAGCGACGGTTCTGCTCGCGCTCCTGCTCGCATTCGCCGGGTACCGGGCGCTCCGCCGCAGCGCGGGGCTCCTGCTCGGCGATTTTTTCTACCCGTATCTGACGCTGACGCAGCTGGCGACGCAGGGGGTTTCGGAGCAGTCGCTGCTGCTCCTCTCCCGCACGGAGCTCGCGGCCAAAGCCGAAGCGCTGATGGCCGAAAACCGTACCCTCGCCGTCCGGAGCCGCGAGGCCGGAACACTGGCGGAAGAGAACGCCGAACTGCGGCGGCTCCTGACACTGCCCGCCCCCGTCGCGTGGAACTACCGCGCCGCCCAGGTGATTCTGCGCGACCCGATGTTCTGGCGGGAGCGGTTCCTCATCAGCCTGGATGCGGATTCCGGCGTGACGCCGGGCGCAGCGGTGATCGCGGCGGGGCCGGACGGCGTTCCGGCGCTGGTCGGAATCGTATCGCGCGTCGGCCGCCGGAATGCCGAGGTCGACACCCTGTTCGCATCGTCGCTGCGGCTCTCCGCCGCATTCGAAAACGGCAGCACCGGCTTTCTGAATACGGGTGAACGCCAGCCGGTCGCCGGCAAGCTCCCGGTCGGACACCTGCCGGTCAACGTCAAATTCACGCCCGGCGAAACGGCGCTGACCACCGGCTACGAAGCCGGCATTCCGCGCGGGATTCTGATCGGCCGCCTCAGCACGGTCGACGAGGTCGATCCGGATTTTTCCAGTGCGCAGCACATCTCCGGGCTGCTGACGCCCCATGCGGATTTCGACAATCTGCGCTTCGTGACCGTCGCGATCCCGACCGGCGCGCCGCCGGAGGAGAACCGGCCATGAGGACGGTCTACGTCTTCGCGCTTCTCGGTTTCGCTTTTCTGGCCGAACTCCTGGCCGGGAGGCTCGATCTGCCGTTCTTTCTCGCCGCGCTCGTCGTCTATTACGTCTCGCTGACCACATCGCTCGGAATCGGTTTCGCCGTCTCGATCGGCTTCGGCATTCTGCTCGACCTCGCCTACGGGCGGGATCTGCCGGTGACGGCGGCGATTCTCGCGGCCGCGCTGCTGGCCGGCAAGCTGATCCGGCTCAAGGCGCCGACCCATCCGTTCGAGACCGCGCTGCCCGGCATGGGAATCGCGCTCGTCGCCATTCTCGGCGGCGGGATCGTCCGGCTCTCGCTCTCGACCCAGCCGGAACAGGTCGACGAATTCCTGTGGGAGCTGATCTTCTTCGGCGCGCTCGGGCTTTTCCTGATGCCGCTCCTGACGCTGCTCTTCGACGCGGCCGGCTCCCGGCTCGGACTCGGCGCCGCCATCTGCGAGCCGAAAGCGAGCTTCGAACGGCTGCGGCCGCGCCGGGTCCGCGAACCGCGTGGAGGGAAAAACCAATGAGCCCGAACGCCAGACGCCCCGCCCCGCGCCGGGAAAAGAAGCCGGCGCAGGGACTCCTGGAAACCGAACACCTGCGGCTGCTGATCTTCGGCGGAATCATTCTGCTTGTCTTTCTCATCATGATCGTGAAGCTCGGTTATATCCAGACCCGCGCGGTGGACAAGAGCAAGGAGGCCATTTCGCGCCAGTCGCTGCGGCGGATCCGCATTCCGGCTACGCGCGGCAAAATCTACACGCGGGACCTCACGCTTCTGGCCGGCGGCAGCAGCGATTCGAATCT
Proteins encoded in this window:
- the mreC gene encoding rod shape-determining protein MreC; its protein translation is MKEPGKQSDRRVVFAATVLLALLLAFAGYRALRRSAGLLLGDFFYPYLTLTQLATQGVSEQSLLLLSRTELAAKAEALMAENRTLAVRSREAGTLAEENAELRRLLTLPAPVAWNYRAAQVILRDPMFWRERFLISLDADSGVTPGAAVIAAGPDGVPALVGIVSRVGRRNAEVDTLFASSLRLSAAFENGSTGFLNTGERQPVAGKLPVGHLPVNVKFTPGETALTTGYEAGIPRGILIGRLSTVDEVDPDFSSAQHISGLLTPHADFDNLRFVTVAIPTGAPPEENRP